Proteins encoded together in one Hymenobacter monticola window:
- a CDS encoding ComEC/Rec2 family competence protein → MITWATFPFVRYTPALIIGIVAYLYLGEAWPELWPVAVGLAVAAVAAIGWAIRQRKPAASDAAGILALLAVMIFGAALTQRATESRRADHLFRFADKVECYQAVVDEATVVRSATFATTLRVQSVRVGGQWRRATGGVRVSLPRVAGIAQPRYGEVWLIRGHPDPSKPPLNPGEFDYRQYLAYRQVYHQQYIHPDQYKMLRFSPPNVLVALSMKCAETLDRVFKDYIKTKREYAIASALVLGIKDDVDADTKQAYSSTGTSHIMAVSGLQVGLLFAALTVVLHFFFGRVPGFRLWSALLGLTVIWSYAFVTGLSASVLRATVMFTFLIIGRAWGRQSSIFNTLAVAAFFLLLWNPFLVADVGFQLSFLAVLSIVYIQPRIARWLDVEGHFYARQRPWQSKAVQWAWKWSGVALDKVWQAVALSLAAQVATFALGLYYFHQFPFSFLFSNLVAVPISSAAVYVGLALLLVKGIVAWPCVWFPSLAKYLEWAPKGVAWLFEKMVWLFNEYIFLISRYFSGWVVREIHVSALQTVLIFGLIGTFLAWLNTRQLGWLRGMALLLLCYAGSRVAEARAVAPTEEFIVYSIPRRSAVGFWQGASAEFVTSDSVPLNETERTYRLLPGIIRKAARRTHYSVGWRGTTVPVQRLTDADSAAENPFFRTGPVVLTQWRGLRVGFVSGRISSATQPAPVDVLVLRRNARVKPETVAALFGKKARVVFDSSCKIWYVARQDSSLRAHGFRTWDVTAQGAFRCAPPL, encoded by the coding sequence ATGATTACCTGGGCCACGTTCCCGTTCGTTCGCTACACGCCCGCGCTGATTATTGGCATTGTGGCCTACCTCTATCTGGGTGAGGCCTGGCCGGAATTGTGGCCCGTGGCGGTGGGGCTGGCCGTAGCCGCCGTGGCAGCCATCGGCTGGGCTATCCGCCAACGGAAACCGGCGGCGAGCGACGCGGCGGGTATTCTCGCTTTGCTCGCGGTCATGATATTCGGCGCCGCGCTCACGCAGCGGGCTACCGAGAGCCGCCGCGCCGACCATCTTTTCCGCTTCGCCGACAAAGTGGAATGCTACCAGGCCGTGGTAGACGAGGCGACCGTAGTACGTTCGGCCACCTTCGCCACCACGCTGCGGGTGCAATCGGTGCGCGTGGGGGGGCAGTGGCGGCGCGCCACGGGCGGCGTGCGCGTGTCGCTGCCGCGGGTGGCAGGCATTGCCCAGCCGCGCTACGGCGAGGTCTGGCTCATCCGCGGCCACCCCGACCCCAGCAAGCCCCCCCTGAACCCCGGCGAGTTCGACTACCGCCAATACCTGGCGTACCGGCAGGTGTACCACCAGCAGTACATCCACCCCGACCAGTACAAAATGTTGCGTTTCAGCCCACCAAATGTTCTGGTGGCGTTGAGCATGAAGTGTGCTGAAACACTCGACAGGGTTTTTAAGGATTACATCAAAACCAAACGCGAATATGCCATTGCGTCAGCGCTGGTGCTAGGCATCAAGGACGATGTGGATGCCGATACGAAGCAGGCTTACAGCAGCACGGGCACCTCGCATATCATGGCCGTGAGCGGCTTGCAGGTGGGGCTGCTGTTTGCGGCCCTGACGGTGGTATTACATTTTTTTTTCGGCCGGGTACCCGGTTTTCGCCTGTGGTCGGCGCTACTGGGGCTTACCGTTATCTGGAGCTATGCGTTTGTGACGGGGTTGTCGGCGTCGGTGCTGCGGGCCACCGTCATGTTTACCTTTCTCATCATTGGGCGGGCCTGGGGGCGGCAGAGTTCCATCTTCAACACACTGGCCGTGGCAGCGTTTTTCCTGTTGCTCTGGAATCCGTTTCTGGTGGCCGATGTGGGCTTCCAATTATCGTTTCTGGCGGTGCTGAGCATCGTCTACATTCAGCCGCGCATTGCCCGCTGGCTCGATGTAGAAGGTCATTTCTACGCCCGGCAGCGTCCCTGGCAAAGCAAGGCCGTGCAGTGGGCCTGGAAATGGAGCGGGGTGGCCCTGGATAAGGTGTGGCAGGCGGTAGCGCTGTCGCTGGCGGCGCAGGTGGCCACGTTTGCCCTGGGGCTTTATTACTTCCACCAGTTTCCGTTCAGCTTCCTGTTTTCCAATCTGGTGGCCGTGCCCATTTCGAGCGCGGCCGTGTATGTGGGGCTGGCTTTGCTGTTGGTGAAGGGCATCGTGGCGTGGCCGTGCGTGTGGTTTCCAAGCTTAGCCAAATATCTGGAGTGGGCGCCCAAAGGAGTGGCTTGGCTCTTTGAAAAAATGGTCTGGCTTTTCAACGAATACATCTTCCTCATCAGCCGCTACTTTTCCGGCTGGGTGGTGCGCGAAATCCACGTTTCGGCCCTGCAAACGGTGCTCATCTTCGGGCTAATCGGCACCTTCCTGGCCTGGCTCAACACCCGGCAGCTGGGCTGGCTGCGTGGCATGGCCCTGCTGCTGCTCTGCTACGCCGGCAGCCGGGTGGCCGAGGCCCGCGCTGTGGCGCCCACCGAGGAATTCATTGTGTACAGCATTCCGCGCCGGTCGGCGGTGGGTTTCTGGCAGGGCGCTAGCGCCGAGTTTGTCACGTCCGATTCAGTTCCGCTCAACGAAACCGAACGCACCTACCGCCTACTGCCCGGCATCATCCGCAAAGCGGCCCGGCGCACGCACTACAGCGTGGGCTGGCGCGGCACCACCGTGCCCGTGCAGCGCCTCACCGATGCCGATAGCGCAGCCGAAAATCCGTTTTTTCGCACCGGGCCGGTGGTGCTGACGCAGTGGCGCGGCCTGCGTGTAGGCTTCGTTTCGGGCCGGATTTCTTCGGCCACGCAGCCGGCGCCGGTCGATGTGCTGGTGTTGCGCCGCAACGCCCGCGTGAAGCCCGAAACCGTGGCTGCCCTATTTGGGAAAAAGGCCCGGGTGGTGTTCGACTCAAGCTGCAAAATCTGGTACGTGGCCCGGCAGGATTCCAGCCTGCGTGCCCACGGCTTCCGCACCTGGGACGTGACGGCTCAGGGAGCTTTTCGCTGCGCGCCGCCGTTGTAA
- a CDS encoding GNAT family N-acetyltransferase — MAAATANRITDLRDLDAAFTIREKVFQQEQGVPVELEFDEHDRRDARHYLARATDGTPAGAARWRETENGVKLERFAVLPEFRNQEIGAVLLRAVLTDVRAELPNAPVYLNAQLRAVPFYARHGFKAEGDMFVEADIQHYKMVLE; from the coding sequence ATGGCCGCCGCCACTGCCAACCGCATCACCGACCTGCGCGACCTCGACGCCGCCTTCACCATTCGCGAAAAAGTATTTCAGCAGGAGCAGGGCGTGCCCGTGGAGTTAGAGTTTGACGAGCACGACCGCCGCGACGCCCGCCACTACCTGGCCCGCGCCACCGATGGCACGCCCGCCGGGGCCGCCCGCTGGCGCGAAACCGAGAACGGGGTGAAACTCGAGCGTTTCGCCGTGCTGCCGGAGTTTCGCAACCAGGAAATAGGAGCCGTACTGCTCCGCGCCGTGCTGACCGATGTGCGGGCCGAACTGCCCAATGCCCCGGTGTACCTGAACGCGCAGCTTCGGGCAGTGCCGTTTTACGCCCGTCACGGCTTCAAAGCGGAGGGCGATATGTTCGTGGAAGCCGACATTCAGCATTACAAAATGGTGCTGGAATAA
- a CDS encoding PhoH family protein — translation MVEKIITLENMSLVDFLGPDNQNIRQLAAAFPGSKIISRGNEIKIQGQPAIISRINDLLSSLIEHYHQYGAVTDKTVNQYLSATSEEAEGRVLAASPDVLLFGAKGGVIKAKTPNQQKLIDAVMAHDLTFTLGPAGTGKTYISVALAVRALKNKEVKKIIISRPVVEAGESLGFLPGDMKEKVDPYLRPIYDALEDMIPAEKLKFYQENKIIEIAPLAYMRGRTLNNAFVLLDEAQNTTPSQIKMFLTRMGPSAKVMVNGDRSQIDLPTRQKSGLMQALDILKDVPGIGFVEMTAEDVVRHRLVKEIVQAYDRFDSDEQRRQAQQNGASRRDERHERRLREQGLLADAPAADDTDLPVNHEQAL, via the coding sequence TTGGTCGAAAAAATCATCACCCTCGAAAACATGTCTCTGGTCGATTTCCTCGGCCCCGACAATCAGAATATCCGCCAGTTAGCCGCCGCTTTCCCGGGTTCTAAAATCATCAGCCGCGGCAACGAAATCAAGATTCAGGGCCAGCCGGCAATTATTTCCCGCATCAACGATTTATTGTCGTCGCTCATCGAGCACTACCACCAATACGGCGCCGTTACCGACAAAACGGTGAACCAATACCTCTCTGCCACCTCTGAGGAGGCCGAGGGCCGGGTGCTGGCCGCCTCGCCCGACGTGCTGCTCTTCGGGGCCAAAGGCGGCGTCATCAAAGCCAAAACGCCCAACCAGCAAAAGCTGATTGATGCCGTCATGGCGCACGATTTGACCTTCACCCTGGGCCCGGCCGGCACCGGCAAAACCTACATTTCGGTGGCCTTGGCCGTGCGCGCGCTCAAAAACAAGGAGGTGAAGAAAATCATCATCTCGCGTCCCGTGGTGGAGGCCGGTGAAAGCCTGGGTTTCCTGCCCGGCGACATGAAGGAGAAGGTTGACCCCTACCTGCGGCCGATTTACGACGCCCTGGAAGACATGATTCCGGCCGAAAAGCTGAAATTCTACCAGGAAAACAAAATCATCGAAATTGCCCCGTTGGCCTACATGCGCGGCCGCACCCTGAACAACGCCTTTGTGCTGCTCGACGAGGCCCAGAACACCACGCCCTCGCAGATTAAGATGTTCCTGACCCGCATGGGGCCGAGCGCGAAGGTGATGGTGAACGGCGACCGCAGCCAGATTGACCTCCCCACCCGCCAGAAATCGGGCCTGATGCAGGCACTTGATATATTGAAGGATGTGCCCGGTATCGGCTTCGTAGAAATGACGGCCGAGGACGTGGTGCGCCACCGCTTGGTGAAGGAAATAGTGCAGGCCTACGACCGGTTCGACTCGGACGAGCAGCGCCGCCAGGCCCAGCAAAACGGTGCCTCGCGCCGCGACGAGCGCCACGAGCGCCGTCTGCGCGAGCAGGGCCTGCTGGCTGATGCTCCGGCCGCCGATGACACTGACCTGCCCGTGAACCACGAGCAAGCACTGTAG
- a CDS encoding SAM hydrolase/SAM-dependent halogenase family protein encodes MGLITLLTDFGYRDHYVAALKARLLHLAPAVPVVDISHGVEPFNIAHAVHVLQAVFRDFPVGTVHVVGVDDHGAGPEPGWQALRHEGHYFLAGDNGILALLTNGAPEELVALPAAVTASPTRDVLLPAAVALAQGEPLASLGPVVQDFHRLNNRQLRIQDHRVTGHVAHVDHYGNLITNISRTAVDAVGHGRKFAVHFGRDVVREVHPHFSAAPPGEAVVVFNSQDCLCLGICQGNASELLGLHFDSQVDVRFPVE; translated from the coding sequence ATGGGCTTGATTACATTGCTGACCGATTTTGGCTACCGCGACCACTACGTGGCGGCGCTAAAAGCGCGGCTGTTGCACCTGGCCCCGGCGGTTCCGGTCGTCGACATCAGCCACGGCGTCGAACCCTTTAACATCGCGCACGCCGTTCACGTTCTCCAAGCCGTGTTTCGGGACTTTCCCGTGGGCACGGTGCACGTCGTCGGCGTCGACGACCACGGCGCCGGTCCCGAACCGGGCTGGCAGGCCCTGCGCCACGAGGGCCACTACTTCCTGGCCGGCGACAACGGCATTCTGGCCCTGCTCACCAATGGCGCGCCCGAGGAACTGGTGGCCCTGCCGGCCGCCGTCACGGCCTCTCCCACCCGCGACGTGCTGCTGCCCGCCGCCGTGGCCCTGGCCCAAGGCGAGCCCCTGGCTTCGCTGGGCCCTGTGGTGCAGGATTTTCACCGCCTCAACAACCGGCAGCTGCGCATCCAGGACCACCGCGTGACGGGCCACGTGGCGCACGTGGACCACTACGGCAACTTGATTACCAACATCTCGCGCACGGCCGTGGATGCCGTGGGCCACGGCCGCAAATTCGCCGTGCACTTCGGGCGCGACGTGGTGCGCGAAGTGCATCCGCATTTCTCGGCCGCCCCTCCCGGCGAAGCTGTGGTGGTGTTCAATAGCCAGGATTGCCTGTGCCTGGGCATTTGCCAGGGCAACGCCTCGGAACTGCTGGGCCTGCATTTCGACTCGCAAGTGGACGTGCGGTTTCCGGTGGAGTAA
- a CDS encoding alpha/beta hydrolase translates to MKQFTSRSLSLAVLVAPALAGSLLLSSCGSNSTTTETTTTTPAGDSTGMAAKPDSAGTASTPGEVKPTMAKPAWGLNIKPEMQAVIEQLMSFKNKPFPELTAAQARKQPSAADAAMKQMRVSGIPAPPLNCDTVTKALMPGVKARIYTPKGGNGPFPVIVYYHGGGWVIATNDTYAASAQALCEQVGAVVVSVEYRKGPEHKFPTAHDDSFAAYQYVLKNAASMKGDPNKVAVVGESAGGNLACNVSIMARDKKVALPKYQVLVYPIAGSDTNTPSYLANTETAPLNKGGMEWFFKNYQRTPADLKDPRINLVAADLKGLEPTTIIAADYDPLTSEGKTLADKLTAAGVKTNYKKYDGTTHEFFGMAAVVPEAKDAQGVAVSDLKGALK, encoded by the coding sequence ATGAAACAGTTCACCTCCCGTTCGCTCTCTTTGGCGGTGCTGGTGGCTCCGGCCCTGGCCGGTAGCCTGCTGCTCAGCAGCTGCGGCAGCAACTCCACTACCACCGAAACCACCACCACGACGCCAGCCGGCGATTCGACCGGCATGGCCGCCAAGCCCGACAGCGCCGGCACGGCCAGCACGCCCGGCGAAGTCAAGCCCACCATGGCCAAGCCCGCCTGGGGCCTCAACATCAAGCCCGAGATGCAAGCCGTGATTGAGCAGCTCATGAGCTTCAAAAACAAGCCCTTCCCCGAACTCACCGCCGCCCAGGCCCGCAAGCAGCCCAGCGCCGCCGACGCCGCCATGAAACAGATGCGCGTGAGCGGCATCCCCGCGCCGCCCCTCAACTGCGACACCGTGACCAAAGCCCTGATGCCCGGCGTGAAAGCCCGCATCTACACGCCTAAGGGCGGCAACGGCCCGTTTCCGGTCATCGTGTATTACCACGGCGGCGGCTGGGTGATTGCCACCAACGACACCTACGCCGCCTCGGCCCAGGCCCTGTGCGAGCAGGTGGGCGCCGTGGTGGTGTCGGTAGAATACCGCAAAGGCCCGGAGCATAAATTCCCCACGGCCCACGACGATTCCTTCGCCGCCTACCAGTACGTGCTGAAAAACGCCGCCAGCATGAAGGGCGACCCCAACAAAGTGGCCGTGGTGGGCGAAAGCGCCGGCGGCAACCTGGCCTGCAACGTGAGCATCATGGCCCGCGACAAAAAAGTGGCCCTGCCCAAGTACCAGGTGCTGGTGTACCCCATTGCCGGCTCCGACACCAACACGCCTTCTTACCTGGCTAACACCGAAACCGCCCCGCTCAACAAGGGTGGCATGGAGTGGTTCTTCAAGAACTACCAGCGCACCCCCGCCGACCTAAAAGACCCGCGCATCAACCTCGTAGCCGCTGACCTGAAGGGCCTGGAGCCCACTACCATCATCGCCGCCGACTACGACCCGCTCACCAGCGAAGGCAAAACCCTCGCCGACAAACTCACCGCCGCCGGCGTGAAAACCAACTACAAGAAATACGACGGCACCACCCACGAATTCTTCGGCATGGCTGCCGTAGTGCCCGAAGCCAAAGACGCCCAGGGCGTAGCCGTCAGCGACCTGAAAGGCGCGCTGAAGTAG
- a CDS encoding alpha-amylase family glycosyl hydrolase, with product MRKRYALAALWLLALLSQFPAAAQTTVKRVVLQAFWWDYYNGNYRFKWADYLTELAPRLKSMGVDAVWIPPTPKNKNATNDVGYSPFDHYDLGDKYQKGDVRTRFGSKDEFLRMVAVLHANGIEVIQDVVLNHADGAGSAANGDGGQDPEPTYSMATNSGYKTFRYSSFATPQPEAGDNGAAYAARQGRWPKNYANFHPHLGHNDTGSDMTGAFFGPDFCYGNDGGNDGYSSLSPGYLALYPGAYNPAQTAGYSQTQARNWLVWMKKQTGVDGFRWDAVKHFSYNAQQDFSFNLKYNAGWANGGESMFNVGEFVGGKSDLDGYVNDVRSQNGGQDFLMGTFDFGLRGAIYGMVSGNGGYNLAQLPAEQQNQRVAYYAGSNTYVHRTAPFVNNHDTFRPQLDATGNYTGWNGSQELAAHIDPFDPRLSAAYAVAFAVDGNPHLFFEDLFNIGGTGKRWTHLPASTADLPVRDDLVNLLWCHQHLNFKDGAYKVTYASGDHLVMERSTKALIGINDNYNTWQNNTVRTDFAVGTQLKDYSGANGTAVHTVFRGNDGNAYVDVNTPPCDGSALLGRRGYSVWAPVGQDNSTYNPSRATITTQEWEMADDLGDLNCGGLGQGGALPSNSTNTRLVGKIFVQAGQPVSYNLYPEASGNTRSLTIGVYDLRGQLLSSATGTAAASGTYTASTTGWLALKVRNTIATVAGQRGYVKVSYTAPTAVNTLTAPLPTNQVAIWTSNDASADPADCRNWENGVTPTASTDVLIPAGTSFAPQLGTGNLAAHDLTVESGASLSLAAGSTWQVSGNVTAAGSIGGSGTLELNGSVEQTLSTGGSTALAITNLKINNAANVRLLSPVSVSDALTFTAGHLVVDSQSLTLSSTATISGADASRYVITPDVAATGGYVARPVPTGGSAVVFPVGTAASYMPLTLANSGTSTTFQVRTFSGVLTNGRSGAPYARQAEFVNRTWEATPALATGPVVDVSVQFAAADQNAGFVPTQASLYGNAGSASSTWTELGRVTLSGAVPYVATRVGVSSFLLFALGNGTAPLPVTLTQFYAQRIGASTVRVTWATAQEKNNAGFEVEKSADGQAFGRVATVAAHGGSQPASYSYTDAEATGAAFYRLRQRDLDGSAHFSAVVYVGTTTSPYVLVPNPSRGEALQLLGGPILNEDAPLHLTLSNVVGRTVFAPAPASRAVLAGPLSNALRSAAPGIYLLTITGPDGQSQRLRVVRE from the coding sequence ATGAGAAAACGTTACGCCCTGGCGGCGCTGTGGCTGCTGGCCTTGCTGAGCCAGTTCCCCGCCGCCGCCCAAACCACCGTGAAGCGCGTGGTGCTGCAAGCTTTTTGGTGGGACTACTACAACGGCAACTACCGCTTCAAGTGGGCCGACTACCTCACCGAGCTGGCCCCGCGCCTGAAAAGCATGGGCGTCGACGCCGTCTGGATTCCGCCCACGCCCAAAAACAAGAACGCCACCAACGACGTGGGCTATTCGCCCTTCGACCACTACGACCTGGGCGACAAATACCAGAAGGGCGATGTGCGGACCCGTTTCGGCTCCAAAGACGAGTTTCTGCGCATGGTGGCCGTGCTGCACGCCAACGGCATTGAGGTGATTCAGGACGTGGTGCTGAACCACGCCGACGGGGCCGGCTCGGCCGCCAACGGCGACGGTGGCCAGGACCCCGAGCCCACCTACTCGATGGCCACCAACAGCGGCTACAAAACCTTCCGTTACAGCTCCTTTGCCACGCCGCAGCCCGAAGCCGGCGACAACGGCGCCGCCTACGCCGCCCGCCAGGGCCGCTGGCCAAAAAACTACGCCAACTTCCACCCCCACCTCGGCCACAACGACACAGGCAGCGACATGACGGGCGCCTTCTTCGGTCCTGATTTCTGCTACGGCAACGACGGTGGCAACGACGGCTACAGCTCGCTCAGCCCCGGCTACCTCGCCCTTTACCCCGGCGCCTATAACCCTGCCCAGACCGCGGGCTACAGCCAGACGCAGGCCCGCAACTGGCTGGTGTGGATGAAAAAGCAAACCGGCGTCGACGGCTTCCGCTGGGACGCGGTGAAACACTTCAGCTACAACGCGCAGCAGGACTTTAGCTTCAACCTGAAGTACAACGCCGGCTGGGCCAACGGCGGCGAAAGCATGTTCAACGTGGGCGAGTTCGTGGGCGGCAAGTCGGACCTGGATGGCTACGTAAACGACGTGCGGAGCCAGAACGGCGGCCAGGATTTCCTGATGGGCACCTTCGATTTTGGCCTGCGGGGCGCCATTTACGGGATGGTGAGCGGCAACGGCGGCTACAACCTGGCGCAGCTGCCGGCCGAGCAGCAGAATCAGCGCGTGGCCTACTACGCTGGCTCGAACACCTATGTGCACCGCACGGCGCCCTTCGTGAACAACCACGATACTTTCCGGCCCCAGCTCGACGCCACCGGCAACTACACCGGTTGGAATGGCAGCCAGGAGCTGGCGGCGCACATCGACCCGTTCGACCCACGCCTGTCGGCGGCCTACGCCGTGGCTTTTGCCGTGGATGGCAACCCGCACCTCTTTTTTGAGGACTTGTTCAACATCGGCGGCACGGGCAAGCGCTGGACGCACCTGCCAGCCTCCACGGCCGACCTGCCCGTGCGCGACGACCTGGTGAACCTGCTGTGGTGCCACCAGCACCTCAATTTCAAGGATGGTGCCTACAAAGTGACCTATGCTTCCGGCGACCACCTCGTGATGGAGCGCAGCACCAAAGCCCTTATTGGCATCAACGACAACTACAACACCTGGCAGAACAACACGGTGCGCACTGATTTCGCGGTGGGTACCCAACTCAAAGACTACTCGGGCGCCAACGGTACAGCCGTGCACACGGTGTTTCGAGGCAATGACGGCAACGCCTATGTGGACGTGAACACGCCGCCCTGCGACGGCAGCGCCCTGCTGGGCCGCCGGGGCTACTCGGTGTGGGCGCCGGTGGGCCAGGACAATTCGACCTACAACCCCTCCCGCGCCACCATTACCACCCAGGAATGGGAAATGGCCGACGACTTGGGCGACCTGAACTGCGGCGGCCTGGGCCAGGGTGGTGCCCTGCCCTCGAACTCGACCAACACCCGGCTGGTGGGCAAAATCTTCGTGCAAGCTGGCCAGCCAGTGAGCTATAACCTCTACCCCGAAGCCAGCGGCAACACCCGCAGCCTCACCATCGGGGTGTACGACCTGCGCGGGCAGCTGCTCAGCAGCGCCACCGGCACGGCCGCCGCCAGCGGCACTTACACCGCCAGCACCACCGGGTGGCTGGCCCTGAAAGTGCGCAACACCATCGCCACCGTGGCCGGCCAGCGTGGCTACGTGAAGGTAAGCTACACCGCGCCTACGGCTGTGAACACCCTCACCGCACCGCTGCCCACCAACCAAGTGGCCATCTGGACCAGCAACGACGCCTCGGCCGACCCCGCCGACTGCCGCAACTGGGAAAACGGGGTGACGCCCACCGCCAGCACCGACGTGCTGATTCCGGCCGGCACCAGCTTCGCCCCACAGCTGGGCACGGGCAACCTGGCCGCCCACGACCTGACTGTAGAAAGCGGTGCCAGCCTCTCGCTGGCTGCGGGCAGCACCTGGCAGGTGAGCGGCAACGTGACGGCCGCTGGCTCTATCGGCGGCTCCGGCACGCTGGAACTGAACGGCAGCGTCGAGCAAACCCTCAGCACCGGCGGCAGCACGGCCCTCGCCATCACCAACCTCAAAATAAATAACGCCGCCAACGTGCGCCTGTTGAGCCCGGTGAGCGTGAGCGACGCCCTCACCTTCACCGCCGGCCACTTGGTAGTCGACAGCCAAAGCCTGACCCTGAGCAGCACCGCCACCATCAGCGGCGCCGACGCCAGCCGCTACGTGATTACGCCCGATGTGGCAGCCACCGGCGGCTACGTGGCCCGGCCCGTGCCCACGGGCGGGTCGGCCGTCGTATTCCCGGTGGGCACGGCCGCTTCTTACATGCCGCTTACGCTGGCCAATTCCGGCACCAGCACCACGTTCCAGGTGCGCACTTTCAGCGGTGTGCTCACCAATGGCCGCAGCGGCGCGCCTTATGCCCGACAGGCGGAATTCGTGAATCGTACCTGGGAAGCCACGCCGGCCCTCGCCACCGGCCCGGTGGTAGACGTAAGCGTGCAGTTTGCGGCGGCCGACCAGAACGCCGGCTTCGTGCCCACCCAGGCCAGCCTGTATGGCAACGCGGGTAGCGCTAGCAGCACCTGGACGGAGTTGGGCCGCGTGACACTCAGCGGCGCCGTTCCCTACGTGGCCACGCGCGTCGGCGTGAGTTCGTTCCTGCTGTTTGCCTTGGGCAATGGCACCGCGCCCCTGCCCGTCACGCTCACACAGTTTTACGCGCAGCGCATTGGAGCCAGCACCGTGCGGGTAACGTGGGCCACGGCGCAGGAAAAAAACAACGCGGGCTTCGAGGTTGAAAAATCAGCCGACGGCCAAGCCTTTGGCCGCGTGGCCACGGTGGCGGCGCACGGGGGCAGCCAGCCCGCCAGCTACAGCTATACCGATGCCGAAGCTACTGGTGCGGCTTTTTACCGCCTGCGCCAGCGCGACCTTGATGGCAGCGCGCATTTCAGTGCCGTGGTGTATGTCGGGACCACGACCAGCCCCTACGTGCTGGTGCCCAACCCCAGCCGCGGCGAGGCGCTGCAGCTACTCGGCGGCCCGATACTGAACGAAGACGCGCCGCTTCACCTGACGCTGAGCAACGTGGTGGGCCGCACGGTGTTTGCCCCCGCCCCGGCATCGCGCGCCGTGCTGGCCGGACCACTCAGCAATGCGCTCCGGAGCGCCGCGCCGGGCATTTACCTGCTCACCATCACCGGGCCCGATGGGCAAAGCCAGCGCCTGCGCGTGGTGCGCGAGTAG
- a CDS encoding putative quinol monooxygenase, with the protein MLIRIVRMTFAPEHVPAFLALFHATKHHIRQQPGCQHLELWQDAESPNIYCTHSRWDDEAALNGYRKSTLFGKVWPATKKLFAAPPVAFSSTSAGVVE; encoded by the coding sequence ATGCTGATTCGCATTGTTCGCATGACGTTTGCGCCGGAGCACGTGCCGGCTTTTCTTGCACTTTTTCACGCCACCAAGCACCACATCCGCCAGCAGCCCGGCTGCCAGCACCTAGAGCTGTGGCAGGATGCGGAGAGCCCCAACATCTACTGTACCCACAGCCGCTGGGACGACGAAGCCGCGCTGAACGGCTACCGGAAATCGACGCTCTTTGGCAAAGTATGGCCGGCTACGAAGAAGCTATTTGCAGCGCCGCCAGTGGCTTTTTCCTCGACATCGGCCGGCGTCGTTGAATGA
- a CDS encoding iron-sulfur cluster co-chaperone HscB C-terminal domain-containing protein → MPDTPDYFAFYGLPESFRPDEAALKRLYYAKSRETHPDFHATSSAENQAEMLRQATLNTDAYRTLADADQRMAYLLRQHGLLEEGKQEQLPPDFLMDMMDLNEQLMELEMEPDAAAQAKVAAEVTAISETLDAGIEPVLAGYEQLPADHRPAALQQIRTYYLKKRYLLRIQQQVATFAARS, encoded by the coding sequence ATGCCCGACACCCCCGACTACTTCGCCTTCTACGGCCTGCCCGAGTCTTTCCGGCCCGACGAGGCTGCCCTCAAGCGGCTCTATTACGCCAAGAGCCGCGAAACTCACCCCGACTTCCACGCCACTTCCTCGGCCGAAAACCAGGCCGAGATGCTGCGCCAGGCCACCCTCAACACCGACGCCTACCGCACCCTCGCCGACGCCGACCAGCGCATGGCCTACCTGCTGCGCCAGCACGGCCTGCTCGAAGAAGGCAAGCAGGAGCAGCTCCCGCCCGATTTCCTGATGGACATGATGGACCTCAACGAGCAGCTGATGGAGCTGGAAATGGAGCCCGACGCCGCCGCCCAAGCCAAAGTTGCGGCCGAAGTCACGGCTATTTCCGAAACGCTCGACGCCGGTATCGAGCCGGTACTGGCTGGATATGAGCAGCTCCCGGCCGACCATCGCCCGGCGGCGCTCCAGCAAATCCGCACCTACTACCTAAAAAAGCGGTATCTGTTGCGCATCCAGCAGCAAGTTGCTACCTTTGCAGCCCGCTCCTGA